A stretch of DNA from Oryzomicrobium terrae:
CCGCCGTTGAGCAGCTGCTCGCCGACGGCCGCGCCCTGGTGCAGACCCTCACCGCCGCCGGCAGCCCGGCCACCTGGGCCGGCTTCGCCGCCCCGCTCACCGACGGCCTGGAGCCCCTGTCCCGGGCCTGGGGCATCGTCGGCCACCTGCACTCGGTGAACGACGTGCCGGAATGGCGCGAGACCTACAACGACCTGCTGCCGGAAGTGACCCGCTTCTACACCGAGCTGGGCCAGAACCTGGCCCTGTTCGAAAAGTACAAGGCCCTGCGCAACAGCGCCGAATACGCCACCCTGACACCGACCCAGCAGAAGATCGTCGATAACGAAGTGCGCGACTTCCGCCTGTCCGGCGCCGAGCTGCCGGAAGACGTGAAGCCCCGCTTCCAGGCCATCCAGGAGGAGCTGGCCGGGCTGTCCGCCAAGTTCTCGGAAAACCTGCTCGACGCCACCAACGCCTTCGCCCACCTGGTCACCGACGCCGCCCAACTGGCCGGCCTGCCGGAGGACGTGCAGGAAGCCGCCCAGGCCGCCGCCGAAAAGGCCGGGGAGAAGGGCTGGAAATTCACCCTGCACGCCCCCTCCTACCTGCCGGTGCTGCAGTACGCCGAGCACCGCCCCCTGCGCGAGCTGATGTACCGGGCCTACGCCACCCGGGCCGCCGAGTTCCCCGAGCACGGCAGCAAGCCGGAATGGGACAACGCCCCGCTGATCGCCCGCCTCCTGGAACTCAAGCGGGAGGAGGCCCAGCTGCTCGGCTACGCCAACTTCGCCGAGATTTCCCTGGTGCCCAAGATGGCCGAATCCCCGGCCCAGGTGCTGGCCTTCCTGCGCGAACTGGCGGCCAAGGCCAAGCCCTTCGCCGAGCAGGACGTGGCCGAGTTGCGCAACTTCGCCGCCAAGGAGCTGAACCTGGCCGACCTGCAGCCCTGGGACGTCTCCTACGCCGCCGAAAAGCTCAAGCAGGCCCGCTACAGCTTCTCCGAGCAGGAGGTGAAGGAATACTTCCCCGAGCCCCAGGTGCTGGCCGGCCTGTTCCGGGTGATCGAATCCCTGTTCTCGGTGCAGGTGAAACCCGATAGCGCTCCCGCCTGGCACCCGGACGTGCGCTTCTTCCGCATCGAGCGAAACGGCGCCCTGGTGGGCCAGTTCTACCTGGACCTGTACGCCCGGGAAACCAAGCGCGGCGGCGCCTGGATGGACGAGGCGGTGACCCGTCGCCTCAAGAACGGCGCCATCCAGACCCCGGTGGCCTACCTCAACTGCAACTTCCCGGCCCCCGTCGGCAACAAGCCGGCCACCTTCAGCCACGACGACGTGATCACCCTGTTCCACGAAACCGGCCATGGCCTGCACCACCTGCTCTCCCAGGTGGAAGAGCTGCCGGTGTCCGGCATCCACGGCGTGGAATGGGACGCGGTGGAACTGCCCTCCCAGTTCATGGAGAACTTCTGCTGGGAGTGGGACGTGCTCGCCCACATGACCGCCCACGTGGATACCCGCGCCCCCCTGCCCCGCGCCCTGTTCGACAAGATGCTGGCGGCCAAGAACTTCCTCGCCGGCATGGGCATGGTGCGCCAGCTCGAATTCAGCCTGTTCGACATGCTGCTCCACGCCGACTTCGACCCACAGGGCCAGCGCAGTGTGCTCGACCTGCTCCACCAAGTGCGCCAGGAGGTGGCGGTGCTGATCCCGCCGCCCTGGCACCGTTTCCCCAACAGCTTCTCCCACATCTTCGGCGGCGGTTACGCCGCCGGCTACTACAGCTACAAGTGGGCCGAAGTACTGTCGGCGGACGCCTACGCTGCCTTCGAGGAGGCCGGCAACCCGCTCGACGCCGCCACCGGCGCCCGCTTCCTGCGCGAGATCCTGGCTGTGGGCGGCTCCCGCCCGGCCATCGAGTCGTTCAAGGCCTTCCGCGGCCGGGAGCCGTCGGTGGACGCCCTCCTGCGGCATAATGGGATGGTCGCTGCCTAGGAAGGAGTCTTCCATGGAAACCACGCACACCGTCGCCCGACGCCCCGTTCGCCTGCCGGCCGCGCTGTTCGCGCTGCTGCTCGGCGTCGGCGCCGGATCCGCCGACGCCCAGATCACCTACCGCTGGGTCGATAAATCCGGACGGGTCGTGGTTTCCGATACGGCGCCGCCCAAGGATGCCCGGGATGTGGTGGTGCTGCGCATGAACGAGGCCACCACGCCGCCCGCCCGCTTCGATGTGCGCACCGCCAGCGGTAAATACCCGGTGGTGCTGTACACCGCCAGCGAATGCGGCGACCGCTGCGACCAGGCCAAGACGCTGCTCTCCAGCCGGGGCATCCCCTTTGCCGAAAGGCCGGTGCGCAGCGAAGCCGATCTGCGCGCCCTGAAGCAGCTGACGAACGATCCGGCCGTGCCCACCCTCACCGTGGGACGGGAGGTCGCTTCCGGCTTCCACGCCGAAGCCTGGAACGACCTGCTCGACCTGGCCGGCTACCCCAAAACCAAATAAATCCGGGCGCGGCGCACGGAGCGGTCCGGGCCCCGGCCCGCCATCTCGTAGCCCCGCCCCTGTCGAGAGAAACCCCGTTGTCCGCCCCTGAATCCACTACGCCGTTCTCGATCGCCACCTGGAACGTCAACTCCCTCAAGGTACGCCTGCCCCATCTGCTCGAATGGCTGGCCGAAGCCAATCCCACCGTGGTCTGCCTGCAAGAAACCAAGCTCGAAGACCACGCCTTTCCCACCGCCGAGATCGAGGCCGCCGGCTACCAGGTCGCCTTTGCCGGGCAAAAGACCTACAACGGCGTGGCCATCGTCTCCCGCCTGCCCCTGGCCGATGTGGTGGTCGGCAACCCCCGCTTCGACGATCCGCAAAAACGCCTGATCTCAGCTACCGTGGCCGCCCCCGACGGCGATGTTCGGGTCGTGGGGGCCTATTTCCCCAACGGCCAGGCCGTGGGCTCCGACAAGTACGCCTACAAGCTTCAGTGGCTCACCGCCCTGCACGACTGGCTAGCCGACGAGCTGGCCAGCCACCCGCGCCTGGCCCTGTGCGGCGATTACAACATCGCGCCGGAAGACGCGGACGTGCACGACCCGGTCGCCTGGGCCGGCCAGATCCTCTGTTCCGACCCCGAGCGCCAGGCTTTCCGCGACCTGATCGCCCTGGGACTGGTGGATGCCTACCGACTGTTTCCCCAGGCCGAACGCAGCTTTTCCTGGTGGGACTACCGCAACCTGGGTTTCCAGAAGAACCTGGGGCTGCGCATCGACCACGTACTGCTCTCCGCCCCTCTGGCGGCCCGCTGCACCGCGGCGCGCATCGAGCGTCATCTGCGCAAGAAGGAACGCCCCTCCGACCACGCCCCGGTGATCGCCACCCTGGGTTGAGCCCGGGCTGAAACGACGACCGCACTTCCTGCCCCCCCACCCCGTCCTGCGCCATGACCACCGCCGATCTTGCCCCTGTTGCGCCCCCGCCGGCCCTGCCCCCGCTGACTGCGCTGACCGAGCGCTACCCCTGCCTGGCCGGGTTGCCGGCGGACACCCTGGCCGCCCTGCCGCCGCTGATGACGGTGCCGGCCGGGACCGTGCTGTTCTCGGAACAGCAGCCCTGCCAGGGTTTCCCCCTGGTGCTCGACGGGACGGTCAAGGTGGTCAAATCCGCCGCGTCCGGGCGTGAATTGATGCTCTACCAGGTAGAGCCCGGCGCCAGCTGCCTGATCACCAGCAGCTGCCTGCTCGGCCGCAGCCCCTACCCGGCCCGGGGCGAAGCCCTGACGCCGGTCACCCTGACCCTGCTGCCCCGCCCCCTGTTCGACCGGCTACTGGCCGAACACGCCCCATTCCGCGAGTTCGTCTTCCACCTCTTCGCCGATCGCCTCGCCGACCTGATGACTCTGGTGGAGGAGGTGGCCTTCCAGCGCCTCGACCAGCGCCTGGCCCGCCTGCTGCTGGCCCGGGGCGGGCTTGGCGCCGATGGACGGATCAATGCCACCCACCAGCAATTGGCCGAAGAGTTGGGCAGCGTGCGTGAGATCGTCTCGCGCCTGCTCAAGCAGTTCGCCGACGCCGGCTGGGTGCGCCTCTCCCGGGGCGGGATCGACCTGCTCGACAGTGCCGCCCTGCGCCGGTTGGCCGACGCCAACCACTGAGCGAGCCCCGCACCAGGCGCGGAGTTTCACGGCATGCCTTTGAAAGTCCGCTCCCAGTCTTGCTTTCCGGGAAGCCATTAGAAAATTGCTTTTTATGTAACCGGGGTCACAGACGAATCCCGGCCCCGGGTCTATCATGAAACGGTGATAAACCTGAGGAGGCAGCCATGAAGGCAAACGTAGGCGGTATGGACAAGGTGGCGCGCATCGGCGCCGGCGTCGTGCTGATCGGCCTGGCCCTGGCCGGCGTGATCGGACCGTGGGGTTACATCGGCGTGGTGCCTCTGGCCACGGGATTGATGGGTTGGTGCCCGGCTTACAGCCTGTTCGGCATCAAGACCTGCTCGACCAAGTAAGCGTCGGGCACCTCTGTCGCCCCATTCCGGAGTGATCCAGTCACGTTGCTCACCCGGCGGTGCAGAGGCATAGCAGTTTCCACCCTTAGCGCGGACAGACCGAGAGGTCGCCTCCGCGCTTTTTTTCGTCCGCACAACGGCTTTCCCGTCTGGGCAGCGAAGGGAGCGGGAACATGCCCCACTCCCCCGGATGCGCCGCAGCTAACACAATGCCTCCTGGCCCGGCGAGGCAAACGACCGTACCGCTGCCGCCATGACGCTAAGCGCCCAGCCCCAGCAACTAAAGGCTTCTGGCGGCCACTAAGCTAAGTGCATGGAGAGCAATCAGTGCAGGTTTTCGCTGGCGAAAACCTCGCCCAGCAGCCGACCTCTGCGATCCGAAGCAATTTTTTGGCGGACCTACACTCTTATAGTGCAATTAGCCCCGAAGAGGAGTGAGTACGACCATGCACCCCAAATTCCTGACTGCTCGCATAACTGAAGAAAACAAAAATGAGCTCAAGAAAAGCGGGCTCATGGCCAAGGCACTGGAAACCTACATTGCCGAAGCGACCATCGAAACCATCATCGATGCGCTCAAAGCCCGCTTCGAAACAGGCCGCGTCGTCGGCGAGGACATCAAGCAGGCCGCCTTCCTGATCGACCCGGCCGTTTGCGCCAAGCTAGACGAATTCGCCGCCCGCACTGGGCTTTCCTGCGACCTGATCGTCCGCCTCATTATCGAGAGCCATCAAAAGGAAGATTAGCCGTCGGCAGAGGGGCGGGCCTGGCGCCGCGGTCGCGTTCCGCCGAGCGCATGCCCGGCCCGGATCAGATCACGCCGCCGGCGGCGGGACAGGCGTCGCCGCCATCCGGTTGGCCAGGGCGACAAAGGCCTCCAGAGTCAGATCCTCGGCCCGGGCCTGGGGATCGATACCCACGGCGTCCAGGTCGGCGGGGGCGCACACCGGCTTGAGGGTGTTGCGCACCATCTTGCGCCGCTGGGAAAAGGCGGCGGTAACCACCCGGTCGAACACCGTCCAGTCCTGCACCGGCAGCAACGCCTCCCGGGGCTTGGGGGTGAGGCGAACCACCGCCGAATCCACCTTGGGTGGCGGATCGAAGGATTCCGGCGGCACGTCGATCAGCCACTCCAGGTCGAAGCGATACTGCAACATCACCGACAGGCGTCCCCGGTCGCTATCACCGGGACCGGCCACCATGCGCTCGACTACTTCTTTTTGCAGCATGAAGTGCATGTCGCGCACGTGCTCGGCAGCCTCGGCCAGATGGAAGAGGAGCGGCGTGGAGATGTTGTAGGGCAGGTTGCCGACGATGCGCAGCCCACCCTGGCCAGGCGCCAGGCGGCTGAAGTCGAAGGCCAGGGCGTCGCCTTCGTGGATGGTCACCCGCTCCGGGGCATGCAGGCGCTTCAGCCGGGCGATCAGGTCCCGGTCGATCTCGACCACATGCAAGTGGTCGACCCGCTTCAGCAGGGGTTCGGTGATCGCCCCCAGGCCGGGGCCGATTTCCACCACCGTATCGCCCCGGGCCGGACTGACGGCGGAGACGATGGCATTGATGAGTTGCACGTCGACCAGGAAGTTCTGGCCGAAACGCTTGCGCGGAATATGTTTCATGAAAACGGACTAGGAGCGGGCCGGGGTCGCCAGGGCGGCCATGCGGCAGGCCTCGTCCACGGCGGTGAACAGGCTGCCCGGGTCGGCCTGGCCGGTACCGGCCAGGGCCAGGGCGGTGCCGTGGTCCACCGAGGTGCGGATCACCGGCAGGCCCAGGGTGACATTGATGCCCTGGCCGAAGGTGGCGTACTTGAGCACGGCCAGGCCCTGGTCGTGATACATGGCCAGCACCGCATCGCCCCGGGCCAGCACCGGCGGGGTGAACAGGGTGTCGGCAGGCAGGGGACCGATCAGTTCGAGACCCTCGCGGCGCAACTGCTCCAGAGTCGGGGTGATCACCTCGATCTCCTCGCGCCCCAGGTGGCCGTCTTCCCCGGCGTGGGGATTGAGGCCGGTGACCAGGATACGCGGCCGGGCCAGACCGTACTTGCGCTTGAGGTCGGCATCGAGAATGGTGATGACCTCGCGCAGCAGGGCCGGGGTGATGGCACCCGGCACATCCTTGAGCGGCAGGTGGGTGGTGGCCAGGGCGACGCGCAGGGGGTGCCTGTCGGCCCCCTCCCCCACGTCGCCGGCGAGCATCATCACCACCCGGGGGGTGGATGTGTGCTCGGCCAAGTATTCGGTGTGGCCGGTGAACGGCACGCCGGCGTCGTTAATCACGCCCTTGTGCACCGGAGCGGTGACCATGGCGGCGAACTCGCCGGAAACGCAGCCGGCCAGAGCCCGGTCGAGCAGGGCGAGCACGTAGGCGCCGTTGCGCGCGTCGAGTTGGCCGGCCTGGGACGGCGCGGCCAGCGGCACATGCAGCACTTCCAGGCAGCCCGGAAAGGGTGCCCGGCCGGCGGGCTGGCCGGGGTCGTAGTCGCGGATCGCCACTACCTGGCCGGTGGCCCGGGCCCGCTCGGCGATCAGCTCCCGGTCACCGAGCACCACCAGACGCGCCGGAAAGCGCGCCTGGGCCAGGCGCACGCACAGCTCCGGACCGATCCCCGCCGGCTCGCCACTGGTAATGGCGATCAGGGGGCTGTGCTCGGCCGCGGCCATTATTCGCGCTCCAGGCGGATTTCCACGTAGGCCCGGTCGCGGATCTGGCGCAGCCAGTCCTGGTAGGCGTCGTCGGAGCGGCGGTCACGCAGGGCTTGACGGGCGATGGAGCGGCGACGCTCGTCGGAAACGTCCTGGACGCGACGCTCCTGAACCTGGATCAAGTGCCAGCCGAAGGGGCTGCGCACCGGTTCGCTGATCTGGCCGGGGGTCAGGGCATTCATGGCCCGCTCGAACTCGGGCACGGTGTCGCCCGGATAGATCCAGCCCAAATCCCCCCCCTTGGCGGCAGAGCCGTCCTGGGAATAGAGGCGGGCCAGTTCGGCAAAGTCGGCGCCGCCCTTTTCCAGACGCTCCTTGACGGCCGCCAGCTTGCGCCGGCCTTCTTCCTCGGAAACCACCTCGTTGACCCGGATCAGGATGTGGCGCACCCGGGTCTGCTGCACCGGGGGCAGATCCATGCCGCCCCCCTTCTTCGCCACCAGCTTGATGACGTGGAAGCCGGCCGGGCTGCGCAGCACGCCGCTGCTCTGACCGGGATTCAGTTCTGCCGCAGCCTGGGCAAAAATGGTCGGCAGACGGTCCTGGGTGCGGAACCCCAGATCACCACCGTTGAGGGCATCCGGCGCATCGGAGTAGGAGGCCGCCAACTGAGCGAAGTCTTCGCCCTGGCGCGCCCGTTCCGCCGCCTGGGCGGCCTTGGCCTGGAGCTTTTGCAGGGCCTCGGGACTGGCGCCTTCCGGCGCGCGCACCAGGATGTGGGCAATCTGCAATTCTTCGCCGCTGGCCGCTCCACCACGCTGCTCGCCGGCAATGAAGTTGTCCACCTCGCCGTCGGAAATGGTGATGCGGTTTTCCACTTCCCGCTCGCGCAGGCGCGAGATGATGATCTCGCTACGGATTTCCTCGCGGAATTTGGGATAGGACACCCCGTCCTTTTCCAGCATGGCGCGGAACTCGACCACCGATACCTTATTGTTGGCGGCAATGCGGCCGATCGCCTGGTCCAGCTCGGCATCGGACACCTTGACCCCGGAATCCCGGGCCAGTTGCAGTTGCACCCGGTCCATCACCAGGCGCTCGAGCATCTGGCGCTCCAGTTCCTCCTTGGGCGGCAGGGAGGTGCCCCGGCTCTTGAGCTGAGCCAGGGCCAGGTCGAGGCGCTGGCGCAGGTCGCTGGCGGTGATCACCTCGTCATTGACCACGGCCACGATGCGGTCGGCCTCCAGCGGCTCGTTGCGCGGGGCCGCCTGCAGACTGGTCAGGGGCGCCAGGACGGCAGCAGAGAAGGTGGCCAGCAACACCAGCCGGTGGGCGCTGCAGGAGCGAAAAACGGCAGGAAGCATGCGGATCATAGGGCTTCTTCGTAAGGGGAAACGGGCACCGAGCCGTCGGACGGCAGGGTGCGGGAATAGCCAGGAATGTTACGCCGCAGGATGCTCAGCGGATTGGAACCGATGCTGGCAAAGTCCGACAGCTCCAATTGCATGAAGAAGGCGCGCACGGGCGTTGCCGAGGTCACGGCCAATTGTTGCATCACCCCGCGTACGACCCAACAGCCACCGTTGTATTCCAGGCCACCGACGCCTTCGAGCAGACGCTGGTCGAGCAAGGAGTAGTTGTAGCGCCCCACGGCATACCAGCGGCCGCCCAAGGGCCATTGCCCGGCCAGGTCGATTTGCCGGATCGAGGCGTTGAACGGCGGCGCGGAATCGCGCGAGATACGGTAACCCGCCTGCAGCACCTTGCCGATTTCCGGACGATAGCGCAGCACGGTGGACAAGCGCTCGGTGCGCGCATCCCGGGGGTTGTACTGCCAGCCGGCATCGAAGGTGGTATAGGGCGCGACCTGGCCGTTCAGGGCGAACAGCCAGTCGGCGCGGCGGACCGTCGACGGGGGGTCCCCGGCGTTGAGCGTCACCTTCTGGTCGCTGAAGTAAAGGCGCTGCCCCACCAGGGCCTTGATCACTTCGGCACCGGTTTCCGGACGGATCAAGCGGCTGGCCAAGGCGACGGTCAACTGGTTGGCATCCCCGACCCGGTCTGCCCCGGTGTAGCGGTTCTCGGTAAAGATCTGGGCAAAGTTGATGTCCGACGCCGAAGTATCGAAGAGAGGAACGTTGCTCTGATCCTTGTACGGAATGTTCACGTAGAAGAGCCGGGGCTCCAGGGTTTGCGTAAAGCCCTGGCCGCCCAATTGCAGATCGCGTTCGAACACCGCTCCCGTATCCACGCTGAAAACGGGGATCGCCCGGGAAACCGAGTTCTCACCACTGGTCTGCTGGCGATTCAGACTGTAGGAGGCCATGTTCAGGCCCACCTTGGGGGTGATGAACAGTCCGCCCGACTGCAGCGGCAGCGCCAGCGTCGGGTAGGCATAGACGCGCTTGCCTTCATCCAGGGTCGGATGGCGGAAATCCGAGTAGGAGCCGGTGAAAGCCAGGTCGGTGGTGTAGAAATCCGGACGCCGGGCTGTCACCGTGATCTGGGGCTCCAGGGCGTACGGTTTGGCTACGGGGGCCAGGGGGTCGGGCTGCAGGGTCTGGTATTTCTGCACCATCCCTGTCGCCGACCACCACCCGCCGGAGTAGGTCAGCATGCCGCGGCGCAGCAGCTGGTTCTGGGAGGTGATGGCGTAGCGGCTGGCCAGATCGGTGTAGTAGGTGTCGTCGGACACCCCCTGCAAATCGAGGCGCCCGGTGAACCCGCGGCCAAAATCCTGGAAGTGCATCAGGTTGTAGGCGTGCCGGCTGGAGCCTTTGAGGCTGTCATTGGGCAGGTATTCCGCCTGCAACTGCCCGCTGTAGCTTGACGACAGGTAGCGGAAGTCTCCATTAACCAGGGCGCCCCGTTTGGTCAGCACACGTGGGGTGACGAGGAGGTCGTAATTGGGCGCCAGGTTGACGTAGTAGGGCAGGGAAAAATCAGCACCGCTGTTGGAGGTCGCCCCGAAGGTCGGCGCCAAGAAACCGGATTTGCGCTGCTGATTGAGACCGAACGACATCAACGGCGCGTAGAGGAAGGGCACGTTCTTGAAATACAGCACCCCATTGCGCCCTTCGCCTTCTTCCCGCTCGTAATCCAGGCCCAGGTCGCTGACACGGCCGTACCAGTCGGGGTTGGGTCCCAGGCAGGTCGAGAAGGTGGCGTTCTCCAGGCGGTACTGCTGCTCGCCTTCGAAGAGGATGCGATCGGCCTTGCCCTGCATCACGGTGTTGCGCCGGATTTCCTCGGTCTTGGTGGCACCGGGGACCGGGATGAAATAGGGGTTGTTGTCCCGGAACACCCGTTGCTGCTGGAAGTTGAATTCGGGGGTGTCGAAGAAGCCGGTCTGAGCATCCACCTGCAGACGCATCAAGGGGCCTTTCACGGTCCCGGTCGGATCCCGTAGCACCACGTTGCCTTCCGCCTCCACTTCGTCCTCGACATGACGATAGGTCATGCGGTCCGCGGTGACGGTCTTGTTGAGGCGGCGCAACTCCGCATTGCCCTCGGCCACCGTCGTGACATCGGTCACCCCCGACAGGCGATCGGCCAGCAGAAAGGTCGGCAGGCTTTCGCCAGTCGGCTCGGGCAAAGCGCCCATACGCGACGAAGCGGCCAGGTGCAGCCCCGGCAGCGGATCGTCGGGCAACGCCTCGGCCGCGACGGCCTCCCCGGTGTTCGCTGTGCGCGGGATGGGCGACGCCACCGGAGCGCCGGAAGCGGGTGCGACCGGAGACTGGCCTGCGCGTGGCGCCTGCGGCCGTAGGCCGAGGAGGGCCGGGTCGACGCGAAAGGGCGCCATCGTCACGACGACGCCCCCGGCTGAAGCCGCATTCCGGGCGGGTGCGGGTGCGGGTGCGGGTGCGGGTGCGGGTGCCGGGGCCGGGGCCGGGGCCGGGGCCGGGGCCGGGGCCGGGGCCGGGGCCGGGGCCGGGGCCGGAGTCGGAGTCGGAGTCGGAGTCGGAGTCGGAGTCGGAGTCGGAGTCGGAGTCGGAGTCGGAGTCGGAGTCGGAGTCGGAGTCGGAGTCGGAGTCGGAGTCGGAGTCGGGGCCTGGGCCGGTACGGGCTCAACCCCGGCGGGGCTGACCGGGCGAACCTCGACACCAGGGCCTGCAGGAGCATCCCCCGTCCCGGACGGGGTGGTCGAAGCAGGCGCCGGGGAGGGGATCGGACGCGTCGCCGGCGGCAACCCGAGCAGGGCCGGATCGACCGAAAAAGGGGTCGTGGAAGAGGCCGCGTGGGCGTGGGCGGCCAGCCCTGCACACAGGCAGAGTGCAAGCGGCGTCAGGCGATAGGGAAAGATGGAGGGGTGCATCGGGTCGGCCGTGGTCAGCCCGGATGGTAAAATCGTCGCATTCTAGCACCATACGCCCTGTGCCCCCGAGGCTGGCGACACCCCGAAAAGCAACGGCGGCGGTGACCAACGGGGGGCGCACAGCGCCCCAGGCATCGTGGCATCGCTCGCCGCCTCGCACCCGATGCCGCGTCCGACTTCTGCTTCCGACTTCTTTCCCCTTGCCCCTCTCTTCCATGCCCCGTCTCGACGACCTCTCCGCCTGGCTTGGCCAGGTGCTCGGCCAGCCGGCCCCGCCCCTGGTGCCGGCCTCCGCCGATGCCAGCTTCCGCCGCTATTTCCGCATCACCCTGCCCGACGGCGCCACCCGCATCGTCATGGACGCCCCGCCGCCCCAGGAGGATTGCCGCCCCTTCGTGCACGTCGCCGGGCTGATCCGGGACGCCGGCCTGACCGCCCCCGAGGTGCTTGCCCAGGACCTGGAGCGGGGCTTCCTGCTGCTCACCGACCTGGGGGGCGCCACCTACCTGGAACACTTCGCCACCTTCGATTTCGCCCCGGCCCAGGCCGATCCCTACATGCGCGAAGCCATCACCGCCCTGGTGCGCTGGCAGGGCGCCTCCCTGGGGGGCGTGCTGCCCGCCTACGACGACGCCCTGCTGCGCCGCGAACTGGGCCTCTTCCCCGAATGGTTCGTCGCCCGCCACCTGGGCCACACCCTGAGTGATGCCGAGCAGGCCGTACTGGCCAAGACCAACGACTTGCTGGTGGCGTCCGCCCTGGCCCAGCCCAAGGTGTATGTGCACCGCGACTACATGCCGCGCAACCTGATGGTGGCCCCCCTGGGCGGCAACGGGCCGGGCATTCTCGACTTCCAGGACGCGGTCTACGGCCCGATCACCTACGACGTGGCCTCCCTGTTCCGCGACGCCTTCCTGTCCTGGGAAGAAGAGCAGGTGCTCGACTGGACCGTGCGCTACTGGGAAGAAGCCCGCCGCGCCGGCCTGCCGGTGAGCGAGGCCTTCAACCACGATTTCGGCGAGTTCTACCGGGCCTTCGAGTGGATGGGCTTGCAGCGCCACCTCAAGGTGCTGGGCATCTTCTGCCGCCTCAACTACCGGGACGGCAAGGAGAAGTACCTCACCGACCTGCCCCGCTTCCTCGGCTACGCCCGCCGCGTGGCCGAGCGCTACATCGCCCTGAAACCCTTCCTGCGCCTGCTCGACACCCTGGAGAACCACCAGGAAAAGGTCGGCTACACCTTCTGACGCCGCCCCATGCCCGCTCCCGCGCTCAAGGCCATGATCCTCGCCGCCGGCCGCGGCGAGCGCATGCGCCCCCTCACCGACACCTGCCCCAAGCCCCTGCTGGAGGCCGGCGGCAAACCCCTGATCGTCTGGCACCTGGAACGGCTGGCCGCCGCCGGCATCCGCGAGGTGGTCATCAACCACGCCCACCTGGGCCACCTGATCGAGCAGCGGCTGGGCAACGGGCGTGAGTGGGGACTCACCCTGGCCTACTCCGCCGAGCCACCGGGCGCCCTGGAAACCGCCGGCGGCATCGCCCGGGCGCTACCGCTGCTGGGGGATGACCCGTTCCTGGTGGTCAATGGCGACGTCTATTGCGATTGGGACCTAGGCCGCGCCCCGGCACTGGCCGCCGGGCTCGCACCCACAACCGCCGGGGTGGCGCTTGCCGAGAACGCAGGCCTCCACCCGCCCCAAGGCTCCATTGACGCCCCCGGCCACCTGGCCCATCTGGTCCTGGTGCCCAATCCGCCCCACCACCCGGACGGCGATTTTATCCTCGACACCGCCACCCAAAAGCTCCGCGCCAGTCCTAGGACTACAGGAGAGCAGGCGCTCACCTACGCCGGCATCGGCCTCTACCATCCGGCCCTGTTCGCCGGGCTGGACGGCCAGACCCCGGCCAAGCTCGCCCCCCTGCTGCGCACCGCCATGGCCGAAGGGCGGATCAGCGGCGAACGGCACGCCGGCCGCTGGGAAGACGTGGGCACGCCGGAACGTCTGGCCGCCCTGGATGCCGAACTCCGTACGGACCGGCGTGGCTGAACGCTCCCGCACCACGGCCGCGAGCCATCGCCCCCCTACCCGGCTGCCGGGCCCGGTAGCACTACCCGTGCCCTGGAAGCCCCACCGGACCAACGCTGCGCTTGTCCGGTGCGCCCTCTCCATCCCCGACCCTGCCCACCTTCCCCATGCCCACCGCGGGGGACGATAATCGCGCCATGAACGCTCCTCTCCACACCGCCCTGCCCCCCCTCGACCCGGCCCCCCTGGCCGCACCCTTCGACCCGGCCCCCTTCGCTGCCCGGCGCCGCCGCCTGCTCGAGCGCATGGCCGCGACCGGCGGCGGCGTGGCGGTGGTACCCACCGCCCCGGAAAAGCTGCGTAACCGGGACACCCACTACCCCTACCGGGCCGACAGCTACTTCTGGTACCTGACCGGCTTCGGCGAACCCGAGGCGGTGCTGGTGCTGGTGGCCGATCCGGCTCACCCGGAAGGCGG
This window harbors:
- a CDS encoding aminoglycoside phosphotransferase family protein, with translation MPRLDDLSAWLGQVLGQPAPPLVPASADASFRRYFRITLPDGATRIVMDAPPPQEDCRPFVHVAGLIRDAGLTAPEVLAQDLERGFLLLTDLGGATYLEHFATFDFAPAQADPYMREAITALVRWQGASLGGVLPAYDDALLRRELGLFPEWFVARHLGHTLSDAEQAVLAKTNDLLVASALAQPKVYVHRDYMPRNLMVAPLGGNGPGILDFQDAVYGPITYDVASLFRDAFLSWEEEQVLDWTVRYWEEARRAGLPVSEAFNHDFGEFYRAFEWMGLQRHLKVLGIFCRLNYRDGKEKYLTDLPRFLGYARRVAERYIALKPFLRLLDTLENHQEKVGYTF
- a CDS encoding peptidylprolyl isomerase, with protein sequence MLPAVFRSCSAHRLVLLATFSAAVLAPLTSLQAAPRNEPLEADRIVAVVNDEVITASDLRQRLDLALAQLKSRGTSLPPKEELERQMLERLVMDRVQLQLARDSGVKVSDAELDQAIGRIAANNKVSVVEFRAMLEKDGVSYPKFREEIRSEIIISRLREREVENRITISDGEVDNFIAGEQRGGAASGEELQIAHILVRAPEGASPEALQKLQAKAAQAAERARQGEDFAQLAASYSDAPDALNGGDLGFRTQDRLPTIFAQAAAELNPGQSSGVLRSPAGFHVIKLVAKKGGGMDLPPVQQTRVRHILIRVNEVVSEEEGRRKLAAVKERLEKGGADFAELARLYSQDGSAAKGGDLGWIYPGDTVPEFERAMNALTPGQISEPVRSPFGWHLIQVQERRVQDVSDERRRSIARQALRDRRSDDAYQDWLRQIRDRAYVEIRLERE
- a CDS encoding LPS-assembly protein LptD: MASPIPRTANTGEAVAAEALPDDPLPGLHLAASSRMGALPEPTGESLPTFLLADRLSGVTDVTTVAEGNAELRRLNKTVTADRMTYRHVEDEVEAEGNVVLRDPTGTVKGPLMRLQVDAQTGFFDTPEFNFQQQRVFRDNNPYFIPVPGATKTEEIRRNTVMQGKADRILFEGEQQYRLENATFSTCLGPNPDWYGRVSDLGLDYEREEGEGRNGVLYFKNVPFLYAPLMSFGLNQQRKSGFLAPTFGATSNSGADFSLPYYVNLAPNYDLLVTPRVLTKRGALVNGDFRYLSSSYSGQLQAEYLPNDSLKGSSRHAYNLMHFQDFGRGFTGRLDLQGVSDDTYYTDLASRYAITSQNQLLRRGMLTYSGGWWSATGMVQKYQTLQPDPLAPVAKPYALEPQITVTARRPDFYTTDLAFTGSYSDFRHPTLDEGKRVYAYPTLALPLQSGGLFITPKVGLNMASYSLNRQQTSGENSVSRAIPVFSVDTGAVFERDLQLGGQGFTQTLEPRLFYVNIPYKDQSNVPLFDTSASDINFAQIFTENRYTGADRVGDANQLTVALASRLIRPETGAEVIKALVGQRLYFSDQKVTLNAGDPPSTVRRADWLFALNGQVAPYTTFDAGWQYNPRDARTERLSTVLRYRPEIGKVLQAGYRISRDSAPPFNASIRQIDLAGQWPLGGRWYAVGRYNYSLLDQRLLEGVGGLEYNGGCWVVRGVMQQLAVTSATPVRAFFMQLELSDFASIGSNPLSILRRNIPGYSRTLPSDGSVPVSPYEEAL
- the pdxA gene encoding 4-hydroxythreonine-4-phosphate dehydrogenase PdxA, whose amino-acid sequence is MAAAEHSPLIAITSGEPAGIGPELCVRLAQARFPARLVVLGDRELIAERARATGQVVAIRDYDPGQPAGRAPFPGCLEVLHVPLAAPSQAGQLDARNGAYVLALLDRALAGCVSGEFAAMVTAPVHKGVINDAGVPFTGHTEYLAEHTSTPRVVMMLAGDVGEGADRHPLRVALATTHLPLKDVPGAITPALLREVITILDADLKRKYGLARPRILVTGLNPHAGEDGHLGREEIEVITPTLEQLRREGLELIGPLPADTLFTPPVLARGDAVLAMYHDQGLAVLKYATFGQGINVTLGLPVIRTSVDHGTALALAGTGQADPGSLFTAVDEACRMAALATPARS